One window from the genome of Daphnia pulex isolate KAP4 chromosome 9, ASM2113471v1 encodes:
- the LOC124202380 gene encoding protein qui-1-like codes for MSAEFCWTRTADHVRLAEIASRQSSCLAASFNQLQLVDPWANPVTLAPSSSQQHRSSGLLIWTGQPQADDATTLATTTTYDYRSLALHINSWLENLPTDSKWNRSLVAVRIVGTTPDALLADDLYQSIRRELFGVGSTKDPTTTADGHWTQRLGCQLPKDSRLSILLAGIDRLDSWGLISVDKLPENVRLIVTCSTSLVKDVRGWTCVQMTRPEGPAQPPKVWSSDPILGPLIASPAGVNDKIDAILTAFFDEVERQYPADFVHKSCAILTLASGLAGCNSSGLAEDEWRQCLDPNPAAADDNSSLQQTLRQLIQSLDPLLIRVAAAAAPLPSGAMELAETEDETQSENQTGDLSYYYSWSQPALSFARRRYKSQCGNPGLLAAFASIPSAFKEIKENNNVVNAAVDSSVAALRWVARFFSIVAETSLYLERDQFEETLFDWRTWRLAAQAGRMGLSLISAAVQQSATRWVDSHLWLLERSLPWINQADYVANDLSVISSQQLAAQLTVALKPYADKENSSQHLWRLYCDAQAECDQFGGPVLMAMPSGWNWNHSGKPLERKVDNAFQREPIQLMTASPDGQCLVLVTADSIDPFFSLSAATGRRMAVYKGHSGRVTCVHVTGDGCHVISGSEDLSVIVWELHSGNAILRIREHIASVSCVSSVLASRMIISGGEDSIVMSFQWQPGKGQGQGGPSESKESRLARIDHHRGPITGLAINHREDVLVSASHDGSLCLWSLDNWTLLNLIEVGQPVGHVTLSRDDVFLLAVGLEDGQPRLFSLTTGSPLRTWTDLPIKVAGAMIVGGNGHSYAAMMAGDGRLMCYDCHSGQLVHTLSIDYPGKNAASSTSVCCTRANDPRLLFHSVGNKVKMWLLRYEEKRPVVAVTSPMTYLAMSPLDGAVVAAGDRSGQVQLWRTSNLSKIAQWGHPSAPVSVVNFDAAGLYVASAAEDGTVAVWHLDAGQTLPPTQIHPIGCRINQLAIMADWNGYAVSCDSNETVVQWKLGTGEIVRQWNLAASKLLVVANNTRWMAGSTRSNSVRLWSLDSNEENKEVVAVSHAEEVLCLAPTPDSRYIITGSKDSSLKMWDVLAGPSDKGGKLVQIMAGHGDHVTAVVASHVANVPVLANTANSKHLLVVSGSRDGQLIIWDAQHGSEIHSMRRHVSAITCLKVTSDGSVVVSGSEDGTVRVWNMRLGTSLSSFALDCPVYQIVMSPDASRMWIRMAQKPIPAILELRHTPAVHVKTEVASRPASPVHLKKAPPTRRLLKKEISLDSYTWLKRYGTKNGGAQQQHHNQASAHAQQQTSVSHSPTVESVLMKLSRRNSFCNVPESGET; via the exons ATGAGCGCCGAATTCTGCTGGACAAGGACGGCTGATCATGTCCGACTGGCGGAAATCGCTTCTCGCCAAAGTTCCTGCCTGGCCGCCAGTTTCAATCAGCTTCAACTTGTCGACCCTTGGGCCAATCCCGTCACGTTGGCGCCCAGTTCTTCCCAGCAGCACCGCTCATCGGGGCTATTGATCTGGACGGGCCAGCCGCAGGCGGACGACGCCACAACTcttgccaccaccaccacctacgACTACCGCAGCTTGGCATTGCACATCAACAGTTGGCTGGAGAACCTACCGACG GATTCCAAGTGGAACCGATCCTTGGTGGCGGTGAGAATCGTTGGGACAACACCGGACGCTTTGCTGGCGGATGATTTGTACCAGAGTATCCGGCGTGAATTATTTGGTGTCGGGTCCACCAAGgatccgacgacgacggccgacGGCCACTGGACCCAGCGACTCGGTTGCCAACTGCCCAAAGATAGCCGGTTGAGCATTTTGCTGGCCGGGATCGATCGACTCGACTCTTGGGGACTCATATCGGTCGACAAGCTTCCGGAAAACGTCCGTCTGATTGTCACTTGTTCCACCAGCCTCGTCAAAGATGTTCGCGGATGGACTTGCGTTCAGATGACCCGTCCCGAAGGTCCCGCACAGCCGCCAAAGGTTTGGTCGTCGGATCCGATCCTGGGTCCTTTGATCGCCTCCCCGGCGGGCGTCAATGACAAAATCGACGCCATTTTGACGGCGTTTTTTGATGAGGTCGAACGCCAATATCCGGCGGATTTCGTCCACAAATCATGCGCCATCCTAACGCTAGCCTCGGGTCTGGCCGGATGCAATTCTTCCGGACTGGCGGAAGACGAATGGCGTCAATGTCTCGACCccaatccagcagcagcagacgacaacaGCAGCCTCCAACAAACCCTGAGGCAGTTGATCCAGTCATTAG ATCCCCTTCTGATCCGGgtggccgccgctgctgctccgCTTCCTTCCGGCGCAATGGAACTGGCGGAAACGGAGGATGAAACGCAATCGGAAAATCAAACTGGCGACCTTTCTTACTACTACAGCTGGAGCCAGCCGGCCTTGTCTTTTGCCCGTCGACGCTACAAGAGCCAGTGCGGAAATCCGGGCTTGCTGGCCGCCTTCGCATCCATCCCGTCGGCTTTCAAGGAAATCAAGGAGAACAACAACGTCGTCAATGCGGCCGTCGATTCATCTGTGGCTGCACTTCGCTGGGTGGCCAGGTTCTTCTCCATTGTCG CCGAGACGTCGTTGTACCTGGAAAGAGATCAATTCGAGGAAACGCTATTCGACTGGAGAACGTGGAGACTGGCCGCCCAGGCTGGACGGATGGGTTTGAGCCTCATCTCGGCCGCCGTTCAACAGTCGGCCACCAGGTGGGTGGACTCGCATCTTTGGCTGCTCGAGCGATCCTTGCCGTGGATCAACCAGGCCGATTACGTGGCCAACGACTTGAGCGTCATTTCATCTCAACAATTGGCCGCCCAGCTGACGGTGGCCCTCAAACCTTACGCcg ATAAAGAGAATAGCAGCCAACACCTGTGGCGATTGTATTGCGATGCCCAGGCGGAATGCGATCAATTTGGCGGACCCGTTCTCATGGCCATGCCATCCGGATGGAATTGGAATCACTCCGGGAAGCcactagaaagaaaag tggaCAACGCCTTTCAGAGGGAGCCCATCCAATTAATGACGGCCAGTCCGGACGGCCAGTGTCTGGTCCTGGTCACGGCCGATTCTATTGATCCTTTCTTCAGCCTGTCGGCGGCAACCGGACGCCGGATGGCCGTTTACAAAGGGCACAGCGGCCGTGTGACTTGCGTCCACGTCACGGGCGACGGATGTCACGTCATCAGCGGCTCGGAGGATCTCAGCGTCATCGTCTGGGAGTTGCACAGCGGCAACGCCATCTTGCGGATCAGGGAGCACATTGCTTCCGTCTCTTGCGTGTCGTCCGTCCTGGCCAGCCGGATGATCATTAGCGGAGGCGAGGACAGCATCGTCATGTCGTTCCAGTGGCAGCCGGGCAAAGGACAAGGACAGGGAGGACCCAGTGAGTCGAAAGAGTCGAGGCTGGCCCGCATCGATCACCATCGCGGACCCATCACGGGCCTGGCCATTAATCACAGGGAGGACGTCCTGGTGTCGGCCTCTCACGACGGATCGCTTTGTCTATGGTCACTGGACAACTGGACGCTCCTCAATTTGATCGAAGTCGGACAGCCAGTTGGACACGTCACTTTATCAAGGGACGACGTCTTTCTACTGGCCGTCGGACTGGAAGACGGACAGCCTCGGCTCTTTTCGCTCACGACCGGATCGCCCCTCAGGACGTGGACTGATTTGCCCATCAAA GTCGCCGGGGCCATGATTGTCGGCGGTAACGGACACTCTTACGCCGCCATGATGGCCGGAGATGGCCGGTTGATGTGTTACGACTGCCACAGCGGACAGCTCGTCCACACGCTCTCGATCGATTACCCGGGCAAAAATGCGGCCTCGTCAACGTCCGTCTGCTGTACCCGGGCCAACGATCCTCGACTCCTCTTTCATTCCG TGGGCAACAAAGTCAAGATGTGGCTGCTGCGCTACGAGGAGAAGCGGCCAGTGGTGGCGGTGACCAGTCCCATGACCTACCTGGCCATGTCGCCGCTAGACGGCGCCGTAGTGGCGGCAGGCGACCGCTCGGGCCAAGTGCAATTGTGGCGGACGTCCAATTTGTCGAAAATCGCCCAATGGGGTCATCCGTCGGCGCCGGTGAGTGTCGTAAACTTCGACGCGGCCGGACTCTACGTCGCCTCGGCCGCCGAAGACGGAACGGTCGCCGTCTGGCACTTGGATGCCGGCCAAACGCTTCCGCCAACTCAGATCCACCCCATCGGCTGCAGGATCAACCAACTGGCCATCATGGCCGACTGGAACGGCTACGCCGTTTCCTGCGATTCCAACGAAACGGTCGTCCAGTGGAAACTGGGAACCGGAGAAATTGTCCGCCAGTGGAACCTCGCCGCTTCCAAGCTCCTGGTCGTGGCCAACAACACCCGCTGGATGGCCGGATCGACTAGATCCAAcag CGTTCGATTGTGGTCGCTGGATTCTAACGAGGAGAACAAGGAGGTGGTGGCCGTGAGTCACGCCGAAGAGGTCCTGTGTCTGGCGCCTACGCCGGACAGCCGCTACATCATCACCGGCTCTAAAGACTCGTCGTTGAAGATGTGGGACGTTCTGGCCGGACCGTCAGATAAAGGCGGCAAATTGGTGCAAATTATGGCCGGACACGGTGATCACGTCACGGCCGTCGTGGCGTCGCACGTCGCCAATGTCCCGGTTCTGGCCAACACGGCCAACAGCAAGCATTTGCTGGTGGTGTCGGGATCCCGCGACGGCCAGCTCATCATTTGGGATGCCCAGCACGGCAGCGAGATCCATTCGATGAGGCGACACGTGTCGGCCATCACTTGCCTCAAAGTCACCTCTGACGGCTCTGTCGTCGTGTCCG GATCGGAAGACGGAACGGTTCGCGTGTGGAATATGAGACTGGGCACTAGCCTATCATCTTTTGCCTTAGATTGTCCCGTTTATCAG ATTGTCATGTCACCGGACGCTTCCAGAATGTGGATTAGAATGGCCCAGAAACCGATTCCGGCTATTTTGGAACTGAGACACACACCGGCTGTCCACGTCAAGACAGAAGTGGCTTCTCGCCCAGCTTCGCCAG TCCACCTGAAAAAAGCCCCGCCCACACGCCGTCTGCTCAAGAAGGAAATCTCACTGGACTCGTACACTTGGCTCAAGCGATACGGAACCAAGAACGGCggcgcccagcagcagcatcacaaTCAAGCCTCGGCTCacgcccagcagcagacgTCCGTCTCACATTCGCCCACCGTCGAGTCTGTCCTCATGAAACTCTCGAGACGCAATTCCTTTTGCAACGTTCCAGAGTCTGGCGAAACCTAA